In Nocardioides faecalis, the following proteins share a genomic window:
- a CDS encoding vWA domain-containing protein: MSDRLGGALARKPLHFIFVLDVSGSMLRGGRIQALNNAITEVLPHLRDEARANPHAELLVRVLAFANEAKWVIEDPTPVDRVHWQRLEAVPRGFTELGSALQTLAGALDDLDESHSAFPPAIILVSDGRPTQSTGVSFAEGLQTLLNNKWGATAVRLALGVGRDADMHSLRRFIGDEDVPLLRADNPEQLVEYIVWASKAASKVASRPVVGPGSGMGAPPPNAIGDPIWSTLG, encoded by the coding sequence ATGAGCGACCGGCTGGGAGGCGCGCTGGCACGCAAGCCGCTGCACTTCATCTTCGTGCTCGACGTGTCGGGCTCGATGCTGCGCGGCGGCCGCATCCAGGCGCTGAACAACGCGATCACCGAGGTGCTCCCGCACCTGCGCGACGAGGCCCGCGCCAACCCGCACGCCGAGCTGCTCGTGCGGGTGCTGGCCTTCGCCAACGAGGCGAAGTGGGTCATCGAGGACCCGACCCCGGTGGACAGGGTGCACTGGCAGCGGCTGGAGGCGGTGCCGCGCGGCTTCACGGAGCTCGGCAGCGCGCTGCAGACCCTGGCCGGCGCCCTCGACGACCTCGACGAGTCGCACAGCGCCTTCCCGCCGGCGATCATCCTGGTCTCCGACGGTCGGCCCACGCAGAGCACCGGCGTCAGCTTCGCCGAGGGCCTGCAGACGCTGCTCAACAACAAGTGGGGTGCCACCGCCGTCCGGCTGGCCCTCGGCGTGGGCCGCGACGCGGACATGCACTCGCTGCGCAGGTTCATCGGCGACGAGGACGTGCCGCTGCTGCGCGCCGACAACCCCGAGCAGCTCGTGGAGTACATCGTGTGGGCCTCCAAGGCGGCCTCCAAGGTGGCCTCGCGCCCGGTCGTCGGTCCCGGCAGCGGGATGGGTGCCCCGCCCCCGAACGCGATCGGTGACCCGATCTGGAGCACCCTCGGATGA
- a CDS encoding protein phosphatase 2C domain-containing protein: protein MTHRWTTLSGTTIGSVHVRDRLPLQDAVLTWSDPHTGHAVVAVADGHGHRLHFRSDTGAALAVVTAVEELRRTAGSLADLRGDDASAALELARTAGAAVVAGWQEKVRHHLAANPYSAAEEELGAGADPLRAYGTTVLAAVAAGDVVVFVQIGDGDTVVVNGEGVASRPLPEDPDLDGLHTSSLCQPRPLDSLRVAALPVSSEDVALLFLCTDGFSRSRVDAAGWWRQTGEQLLDFARRRGLMWVRDQLPEWLAEPALVGGDDTTMALLVRADVAGISRPDLAETVEVPVTAERPADRSVPPPA from the coding sequence ATGACGCACCGCTGGACGACGCTGTCCGGCACGACGATCGGCTCGGTGCACGTCCGCGACCGCCTCCCCCTCCAGGACGCCGTGCTGACCTGGAGCGACCCGCACACCGGGCACGCCGTGGTCGCGGTCGCCGACGGCCACGGACATCGGCTGCACTTCCGCAGCGACACCGGTGCCGCGCTCGCCGTCGTCACCGCCGTCGAGGAGCTGCGCCGGACCGCGGGGTCGCTGGCCGACCTGCGCGGTGACGACGCGAGTGCCGCGCTCGAGCTGGCCCGCACGGCCGGCGCCGCGGTGGTGGCCGGCTGGCAGGAGAAGGTCCGGCACCACCTGGCAGCCAACCCGTACTCGGCGGCCGAGGAGGAGCTCGGCGCCGGCGCCGACCCGCTGCGCGCCTACGGCACCACGGTGCTCGCGGCCGTGGCGGCGGGCGACGTCGTCGTGTTCGTGCAGATCGGGGACGGCGACACGGTCGTCGTCAACGGCGAGGGGGTGGCCTCCCGGCCGCTGCCCGAGGACCCCGACCTCGACGGCCTGCACACCAGCTCGCTGTGCCAGCCGCGCCCGCTGGACTCCCTGCGGGTGGCCGCGCTGCCGGTGAGCAGCGAGGACGTGGCGCTGCTGTTCCTGTGCACCGACGGCTTCAGCCGCTCCCGCGTCGACGCCGCCGGCTGGTGGCGCCAGACCGGCGAGCAGCTGCTGGACTTCGCGCGCCGGCGCGGCCTGATGTGGGTGCGCGACCAGCTGCCCGAGTGGCTCGCCGAGCCCGCGCTCGTGGGCGGCGACGACACCACGATGGCGCTGCTGGTGCGCGCCGACGTCGCCGGGATCAGTCGTCCCGACCTCGCCGAGACCGTGGAGGTGCCTGTCACCGCCGAGCGGCCCGCGGACCGCAGCGTGCCGCCTCCCGCCTGA
- a CDS encoding serine/threonine-protein kinase → MQGIADYEFVRALGESNYGTNYLARTPARLGIGAAEVVVKVIAGPTSDDAFRRATRELKHFSLADSDRLVAVYDAGRHGGAFYYAMEHCPLGSLEKPNVELGVAERVAAVRDAARAAHALHERGIVHRDVKPANILLAPDGGRLADLGLSQLLSPGMVTTGLGQIGLEFTDPAIMLGAQASRASDIWSLGASLHFALTGLGVYGELKDTEPLLLVRSILASQPRLADTLAPAARSLVEACLAADVTARPRTAAEVADRISAVSAELGAKV, encoded by the coding sequence GTGCAGGGAATCGCCGACTACGAGTTCGTGCGGGCGCTGGGGGAGTCCAACTACGGCACCAACTACCTGGCTCGCACGCCGGCCCGGCTCGGCATCGGTGCCGCCGAGGTCGTCGTCAAGGTGATCGCCGGCCCGACCTCCGACGACGCCTTCCGGCGCGCCACCCGCGAGCTCAAGCACTTCAGCCTCGCGGACTCCGACCGACTGGTCGCGGTGTACGACGCCGGCCGGCACGGTGGGGCCTTCTACTACGCGATGGAGCACTGCCCGCTGGGCTCGCTCGAGAAGCCGAACGTCGAGCTCGGTGTCGCCGAGCGGGTCGCCGCGGTCCGCGACGCCGCCCGCGCCGCGCACGCCCTGCACGAGCGCGGCATCGTGCACCGCGACGTGAAGCCCGCCAACATCCTGCTCGCCCCCGACGGTGGCCGGCTGGCCGACCTCGGCCTCTCCCAGCTGCTCTCGCCCGGCATGGTCACCACCGGCCTGGGCCAGATCGGGCTGGAGTTCACCGACCCGGCGATCATGCTCGGCGCGCAGGCCTCGCGGGCCAGCGACATCTGGTCGCTGGGCGCCTCGCTGCACTTCGCCCTCACCGGGCTGGGCGTGTACGGCGAGCTCAAGGACACCGAGCCGCTGCTGCTGGTCCGCTCCATCCTGGCCTCCCAGCCACGGTTGGCCGACACGCTCGCCCCGGCGGCGCGCAGCCTGGTCGAGGCGTGCCTGGCCGCCGACGTCACCGCCCGCCCGCGGACCGCGGCCGAGGTCGCCGACCGGATCTCCGCCGTCTCCGCCGAGCTCGGCGCGAAGGTCTGA
- a CDS encoding FHA domain-containing protein, whose product MEQPVAAQVAGSAQDWSAASVVPGPGAGTLARSGPVVLLVGSQDADVVRPYLEQAAMVAANGGHGRQLVRGYALMLSTSLEDSPGFAALAPHATGLAVFVDGNVSVTVDGETVTGADSLAWVERLIPWPVHSVVVTLLGTDAPGEASPYRLDGGVVPAGSFRIGTGARPPAEPPAASPVGPPAGAPVGPPVAAPAPPRPGRPVPPVPRDERVGFQSVLLSDLDDDLDDFEPLPIVEDDAQVVAQAPQARVRGVYCKNRHFNDPRVLFCGICGINMVQQTPVLVDGVRPPLGVVVLDDGAVFGLDHPYLLGRDPDVDPRVASGEFRPLPIIDQSQQVSRVHARLELRGWDVVLVDNRSTNGTFVHVPRTPDWARLPPGGEHVLGQGTRVRIGHRTLAFNTHAGRSGP is encoded by the coding sequence ATGGAGCAGCCCGTCGCGGCGCAGGTCGCCGGCTCGGCACAGGACTGGTCCGCGGCGAGCGTGGTGCCCGGACCCGGCGCCGGCACCCTGGCCCGGAGCGGGCCGGTGGTGCTGCTGGTCGGATCCCAGGACGCCGACGTCGTACGCCCCTACCTGGAGCAGGCCGCGATGGTCGCCGCCAACGGCGGCCACGGCCGCCAGCTGGTCCGCGGCTACGCGCTGATGCTGTCCACCTCGCTCGAGGACTCCCCCGGCTTCGCCGCGCTCGCGCCACACGCCACGGGGCTGGCGGTGTTCGTCGACGGCAACGTGAGCGTCACCGTCGACGGCGAGACCGTCACCGGCGCGGACTCCCTGGCCTGGGTGGAGCGGCTCATCCCGTGGCCGGTGCACTCCGTCGTCGTCACCCTCCTCGGCACCGACGCGCCCGGGGAGGCGAGCCCGTACCGCCTCGACGGCGGCGTCGTGCCCGCCGGCTCGTTCCGCATCGGGACAGGCGCCCGGCCGCCCGCTGAGCCACCCGCGGCGTCACCCGTGGGGCCACCCGCGGGTGCACCGGTGGGGCCACCTGTCGCGGCGCCTGCGCCACCGCGCCCGGGCCGGCCGGTGCCGCCGGTGCCGCGCGACGAGCGCGTCGGCTTCCAGTCGGTGCTGCTCAGCGACCTCGACGACGACCTCGACGACTTCGAGCCGCTACCGATCGTGGAGGACGACGCACAGGTCGTGGCCCAGGCCCCGCAGGCACGGGTGCGGGGCGTGTACTGCAAGAACCGGCACTTCAACGACCCGCGAGTGCTCTTCTGCGGGATCTGCGGCATCAACATGGTCCAGCAGACCCCCGTGCTCGTCGACGGCGTCCGGCCGCCGCTGGGGGTGGTGGTGCTCGACGACGGGGCGGTGTTCGGGCTCGACCACCCCTACCTGCTGGGCCGCGACCCGGACGTCGACCCGCGGGTCGCCTCGGGTGAGTTCCGGCCGCTGCCGATCATCGACCAGTCCCAGCAGGTCTCCCGCGTGCACGCCCGGCTGGAGCTGCGCGGCTGGGACGTGGTGCTGGTGGACAACCGCTCCACGAACGGCACGTTCGTGCACGTGCCGCGCACCCCCGACTGGGCTCGGCTGCCGCCGGGCGGCGAGCACGTCCTGGGGCAGGGCACCCGGGTGCGGATCGGGCACCGCACGCTGGCGTTCAACACCCACGCCGGTCGCAGCGGGCCCTGA
- a CDS encoding cation:proton antiporter translates to MLDITVILGQLALIIVVARLAGLAAGRIGIPPVVGEIFAGVLLGPSLLGEGVSDFLFPADTLPFLKLLADMGLVLFMFVVGLELDVSLVRGRGRVAASVSVLSIALPFTMGLGLALLLRDLRADGADLLPYALFLGAAMSITAFPVLARILADRRMNRTETGGLALACAATDDVLAWTMLAVVIGIAGGEGHGHGPSWVIYLALPFALFAILVVRPVLTRLTTMYRRAGELTPTILSIVLVGILLFSAATEYLGVHFIFGAFLFGAIMPHAEAAALRHEILVRLEQLSVLLLLPVFFLVAGLAVDVRGLSAENLLQLAAILAVAIAGKYVGAYLGARSAGVPHWQANALGILMNTRGLTELVILSVGRELGLLSDELFTMMVIMALVTTVMTGPLLNLAYPRRRVARDIAEAERAALGEQAVDRVLVLTGRGRGGGDGRDGGDGGDGGDERDDRVLLDLAVAALGGARPAEIVVAELTPQGRPLEVGSGLSLDLTEMAAAMERQQVLVRRGEELGVPVRVIAHPSADVAQDLVELVGVLAPQGLLAWSDDPALVAVGAATEAPVVLVAPGTPSPEPGAAVVVHASSDADGEAALLLGARLATARGAVLELHGEGRRMSTAGAALAARGVRLADGVLGSVERAGALAPAPVEVAGLRRAGTALRVRAELDAAPIDFATVPLGAAEVPAR, encoded by the coding sequence ATGCTCGACATCACCGTGATCCTGGGCCAGCTCGCCCTCATCATCGTGGTGGCCCGCCTCGCCGGTCTCGCCGCGGGCCGGATCGGCATCCCGCCGGTGGTCGGCGAGATCTTCGCCGGCGTCCTGCTCGGCCCCAGCCTGCTCGGCGAGGGAGTCAGCGACTTCCTGTTCCCGGCCGACACCCTGCCGTTCCTGAAGCTGCTGGCCGACATGGGGCTGGTGCTGTTCATGTTCGTGGTGGGCCTCGAGCTCGACGTGTCGCTGGTCCGGGGCCGCGGCCGGGTCGCCGCGTCGGTGTCGGTGCTCTCGATCGCGCTGCCGTTCACGATGGGTCTCGGCCTGGCGCTGCTGCTGCGCGACCTGCGCGCGGACGGGGCCGACCTGCTGCCGTACGCGCTGTTCCTGGGTGCGGCGATGTCGATCACGGCGTTCCCGGTGCTGGCGCGGATCCTCGCCGACCGGCGGATGAACCGCACCGAGACCGGTGGGCTGGCGCTGGCGTGCGCCGCCACCGACGACGTCCTGGCCTGGACGATGCTGGCCGTGGTGATCGGCATCGCCGGCGGCGAGGGCCACGGCCACGGCCCGTCGTGGGTGATCTACCTGGCCCTGCCGTTCGCGCTGTTCGCGATCCTCGTGGTCCGCCCCGTGCTGACCCGTCTGACCACGATGTACCGCCGGGCCGGGGAGCTGACGCCGACGATCCTGTCGATCGTGCTGGTCGGCATCCTGCTGTTCTCCGCCGCCACCGAGTACCTCGGCGTGCACTTCATCTTCGGCGCCTTCCTGTTCGGCGCGATCATGCCGCACGCCGAGGCCGCGGCGCTGCGGCACGAGATCCTGGTCCGCCTCGAGCAGCTCTCGGTGCTCCTGCTGCTGCCGGTGTTCTTCCTGGTCGCCGGGCTGGCGGTCGACGTGCGCGGGTTGAGCGCGGAGAACCTGCTGCAGCTGGCGGCGATCCTGGCCGTCGCCATCGCCGGCAAGTACGTCGGCGCCTACCTCGGAGCCCGCTCGGCCGGGGTGCCGCACTGGCAGGCCAATGCGCTGGGGATCTTGATGAACACCCGCGGCCTGACCGAGCTCGTGATCCTCTCGGTCGGCCGCGAGCTCGGCCTGCTCAGCGACGAGCTGTTCACCATGATGGTGATCATGGCGCTGGTCACCACGGTGATGACCGGCCCGCTGCTGAACCTGGCCTACCCGCGCCGCCGCGTCGCCCGTGACATCGCCGAGGCGGAGCGGGCCGCGCTCGGGGAGCAGGCCGTGGACCGGGTGCTCGTGCTCACCGGCCGCGGTCGGGGTGGCGGAGACGGCCGAGACGGTGGGGACGGTGGGGACGGTGGGGACGAGCGGGACGACCGGGTGCTGCTCGATCTCGCCGTCGCGGCGCTGGGCGGCGCCCGGCCGGCCGAGATCGTCGTCGCGGAGCTGACGCCGCAGGGACGACCGCTGGAGGTCGGCAGCGGCCTGTCGCTGGACCTGACCGAGATGGCCGCCGCCATGGAGCGCCAGCAGGTGCTCGTGCGCCGCGGCGAGGAGCTCGGTGTGCCGGTGCGGGTCATCGCCCACCCCAGCGCCGACGTCGCCCAGGACCTCGTGGAGCTGGTCGGCGTGCTGGCGCCGCAGGGACTTCTCGCCTGGTCCGACGACCCGGCGCTGGTCGCGGTGGGCGCGGCCACCGAGGCGCCGGTGGTGCTCGTCGCCCCCGGCACGCCGTCACCCGAGCCCGGCGCTGCCGTCGTGGTGCACGCCAGCAGCGACGCCGACGGCGAGGCGGCGCTCCTGCTCGGCGCGCGGCTCGCGACCGCACGTGGCGCGGTGCTCGAGCTGCACGGTGAGGGCCGTCGGATGAGCACTGCCGGCGCCGCGCTGGCGGCCCGGGGCGTGCGGCTCGCGGACGGTGTCCTCGGCTCGGTGGAGCGCGCCGGGGCCCTGGCGCCCGCACCGGTCGAGGTCGCGGGCCTGCGCCGCGCAGGTACGGCGTTGCGGGTGCGGGCCGAGCTGGACGCTGCACCGATCGACTTCGCCACCGTGCCGCTGGGCGCCGCCGAGGTGCCCGCCCGCTGA
- a CDS encoding ABC transporter permease, translating to MSRHETTRAGAETPTGTGTGTGTGTGTETGAGRAAAFRALSVAILRGFLRDKAAVFFSVVFPLMFLVLFGGLLANQEQSEIDLVQVGAVPLLEDLPAEQREAFAATFEVTRSDDLDAALAEVRKGDADVVLTQQGDRVVAHYTQTDQVRAAVTQGTLQAFVDGANVAATGQPPAYSLVTEAVEDDSLTTIQFVTPGLLGWAVAMSAAFGAAATLQGWRQSKLLRRLQLAPVSTGTIVGARVAVTLLIALGQLAIFLGVGAGAFGLTLTGSWWMAVPLVAVGTLCFMALGLLAGAVARTTEGAVNLANFLVLPMAFLSGSFFSLEGAPDWLQRLAGVLPLKHLNEGMLDVMVRGEGPAAAVPALLVLAGFAAVVTALAALLFRWEST from the coding sequence ATGAGCCGCCACGAGACCACCCGGGCCGGAGCCGAGACGCCCACCGGCACCGGCACCGGCACCGGCACCGGCACCGGCACCGAGACCGGCGCGGGCCGGGCCGCGGCGTTTCGGGCGTTGTCGGTGGCGATCCTGCGCGGCTTCCTGCGCGACAAGGCCGCGGTCTTCTTCTCCGTCGTGTTCCCGCTGATGTTCCTGGTGCTCTTCGGTGGCCTGCTGGCGAACCAGGAGCAGTCCGAGATCGACCTGGTGCAGGTCGGCGCGGTGCCGCTGCTGGAGGACCTGCCCGCCGAGCAGCGCGAGGCGTTCGCGGCGACCTTCGAGGTGACCCGCAGCGACGACCTCGACGCCGCGCTGGCGGAGGTCCGCAAGGGCGACGCCGACGTGGTGCTGACCCAGCAGGGCGACCGCGTGGTGGCGCACTACACCCAGACCGACCAGGTCCGGGCCGCGGTCACCCAGGGCACCCTGCAGGCGTTCGTCGACGGCGCCAACGTCGCCGCGACGGGGCAACCGCCGGCGTACTCGCTGGTGACCGAGGCGGTCGAGGACGACTCGCTGACCACCATCCAGTTCGTCACGCCCGGCCTGCTCGGCTGGGCGGTGGCGATGAGCGCCGCCTTCGGGGCCGCGGCCACGTTGCAGGGCTGGCGGCAGAGCAAGCTGCTGCGCCGCCTGCAGCTGGCGCCCGTGTCCACCGGCACCATCGTCGGCGCCCGGGTCGCGGTGACCCTGTTGATCGCGCTCGGCCAGCTGGCGATCTTCCTCGGTGTCGGGGCCGGTGCCTTCGGGCTCACCCTGACCGGCTCGTGGTGGATGGCCGTGCCGCTGGTCGCCGTCGGCACGCTGTGCTTCATGGCGCTCGGCCTGCTCGCCGGGGCAGTCGCGCGAACCACCGAGGGAGCGGTGAACCTGGCCAACTTCCTGGTCCTGCCGATGGCGTTCCTCAGTGGCTCCTTCTTCTCCCTCGAAGGTGCCCCCGACTGGCTGCAACGGCTGGCCGGCGTGCTGCCGCTCAAGCACCTCAACGAGGGCATGCTGGACGTGATGGTGCGCGGGGAGGGCCCGGCCGCCGCCGTGCCGGCGCTGCTGGTGCTCGCCGGGTTCGCCGCCGTCGTCACCGCGCTCGCGGCCCTGCTCTTCCGCTGGGAGTCGACCTGA
- a CDS encoding ABC transporter ATP-binding protein, with translation MSAISAHDLAKSYDGFAAVAEVSLEVARGEFLGVVGPNGAGKTTLLEMLEGLRRPDRGEVRVLGEPTWPRNPRLRPRIGVQLQASSFFERLTAREQIHTFASLYGVGRGPADAWLERVGLGERANARVEDLSGGQAQRLSIACALVHDPELVFLDEPTAALDPQSRRNLWDLLSSINDSGRTVVLTTHHMDEAEVLCDRVAVMDAGRVLRLDTPTALVRDLDAPVRITLAPGALAASDAAALPAVLESTETVDGLVLTTRDPGAVVAALGARDALAGLSVHTANLEDVFLALTGREFRA, from the coding sequence ATGTCTGCGATCAGTGCACATGACCTGGCGAAGAGCTACGACGGGTTCGCGGCGGTGGCCGAGGTGTCGTTGGAGGTGGCGCGCGGCGAGTTCCTCGGCGTGGTCGGACCCAACGGCGCGGGGAAGACCACCCTGCTGGAGATGCTCGAGGGGCTGCGCCGCCCGGACCGCGGCGAGGTGCGGGTGCTGGGGGAGCCGACCTGGCCCCGCAACCCGCGGCTGCGGCCGCGGATCGGGGTGCAGCTGCAGGCGTCGTCCTTCTTCGAGCGGCTCACCGCCCGCGAGCAGATCCACACCTTCGCCAGCCTGTACGGCGTCGGCCGCGGCCCCGCGGACGCGTGGCTGGAGCGCGTGGGCCTCGGCGAGCGCGCGAACGCCCGGGTCGAGGATCTCTCCGGGGGCCAGGCACAGCGGCTCTCGATCGCCTGCGCCCTGGTCCACGATCCCGAGCTGGTCTTCCTCGACGAGCCCACCGCCGCGCTCGACCCGCAGTCGCGGCGCAACCTGTGGGACCTGCTGTCCTCGATCAACGACAGCGGACGCACGGTCGTGCTCACCACGCACCACATGGACGAGGCCGAGGTGCTGTGCGACCGGGTGGCGGTGATGGACGCCGGCCGGGTGCTGCGGCTCGACACCCCCACCGCGCTGGTGCGCGACCTCGACGCGCCGGTGCGGATCACGCTGGCCCCCGGCGCCCTGGCGGCCTCGGACGCCGCCGCGCTGCCTGCGGTGCTGGAGAGCACCGAGACCGTCGACGGGCTCGTGCTCACCACCCGGGACCCCGGTGCCGTCGTCGCTGCACTCGGCGCCCGCGACGCCCTCGCCGGGCTGAGCGTGCACACGGCAAACCTGGAGGACGTCTTCCTCGCCCTGACCGGACGGGAGTTCCGCGCATGA